A section of the Salmo trutta chromosome 4, fSalTru1.1, whole genome shotgun sequence genome encodes:
- the LOC115192588 gene encoding UBX domain-containing protein 6 translates to MKKFFEDMKKDLKFKSAGPGKKLTEDASSKPQVVQSSGPAKPCYAAPTEGAQKAGAAALARIEGQPRPRVQNSQDVIRLQVKRELEAEAAAVAEKEKTTAVEGSNVKDLAFLSVTGVYFTCPLTGATLTKSERDVHIKEAIFMRFEEDAVEASIMMVHTFNKDREKVKAAVDIISKYIENICKNPTEEKYRKIKLSNKVFQEKVKTVEGSREFLEAMGFQSIMLDVEGHEESEEFLVLMEHNPESLEVMKESRDRLQRGEPVRAQLDRQPQAFRPSPNAMHFELPSEFYNLTAEELKREQKQKNEVVDKNAMLRTKAMREREEQRERRKYNYTLLRVRLPDGNILQGTFLAWDKVSVLFQFVRDSLVDGWQPFELVAPGGHKLQEDQEVALNECSLVPAVLLMFSWDAAVQADIAAGGGKSPALLKPELLENIQTLS, encoded by the exons ATGAAGAAATTTTTCGAGGATATGAAGAAAGATTTAAAATTCAAGTCAGCTGGGCCAGGAAAGAAACTCACAGAAGACGCTAG CTCCAAGCCCCAAGTGGTGCAGAGCAGTGGCCCTGCCAAGCCCTGTTATGCTGCTCCTACTGAAGGAGCTCAGAAGGCAGGGGCTGCAGCCTTGGCCAGGATCGAGGGGCAGCCACGCCCCCGGGTACAAAACTCACAGGATGTCATCCGGCTCCAGG TGAAAAGAGAGCTTGAGGCAGAAGCTGCAGCAGTAGCTGAGAAGGAAAAGACAACAGCTGTTGAG GGCTCCAATGTTAAGGATTTGGCATTTCTCTCAGTAACAGGTGTGTATTTCACCTGTCCGCTTACTGGAGCCACCTTAActaagagcgagagagatgtgCACATTAAAGAGGCCATTTTCATG CGGTTTGAAGAGGATGCAGTGGAGGCTTCCATTATGATGGTTCATACCTTCAACAAGGACAGGGAGAAAGTCAAGGCTGCAGTGGACATCATAAGCAA GTACATTGAAAACATCTGTAAGAACCCGACAGAGGAGAAGTACAGGAAGATCAAACTCAGCAACAAGGTGTTCCAG gAAAAGGTAAAGACTGTGGAGGGTAGTCGGGAGTTCTTGGAAGCTATGGGCTTTCAGAGCATCATGCTGGATGTGGAAGGACATG AGGAGAGTGAGGAGTTCCTGGTGCTGATGGAGCATAACCCAGAATCCCTGGAGGTGATGAAGGAGAGTAGGGACCGGCTGCAGAGGGGAGAGCCAGTCAGAGCCCAGCTGGACCGCCAGCCCCAGGCCTTCAGACCCTCCCCCAACGCCATGCACTTCGAACTTCCCTCAGAGTTCTACAACCTCACTGCAGAAGAGCTCAAGAGGGAGCAGAAGCAAAA GAACGAGGTGGTGGACAAAAACGCTATGCTGCGTACCAAGGCCAtgcgggagagagaggagcagagggagaggaggaagtacAATTACACCCTGCTGAGAGTACGACTGCCTGATGGAAACATACTGCAGG GCACTTTCCTGGCATGGGACAAGGTGTCTGTGCTCTTCCAGTTTGTGCGGGACTCCCTGGTGGATGGCTGGCAGCCCTTTGAACTGGTGGCGCCTGGAGGACACAAACTCCAGGAGGACCAAGAGGTGGCCCTGAATGAATGTAGCCTG GTCCCTGCGGTTCTTCTGATGTTTTCCTGGGATGCTGCAGTGCAAGCGGACATTGCGGCTGGCGGTGGAAAGAGCCCTGCACTCCTCAAGCCAGAGCTACTGGAGAATATTCAGACACTTAGCTGA